CGCCGCCCTATTCTATTTCCGAGCAGGTGGGTTTTGTGCGGCGAATTGAGGGCAGCGGCCTTGATCTCATTCATCACCCGCACTATGCCGCGCCGGTTTTCGGGCGGGTGCCGATGGTGGCGACGATTCACGACCTGATTCATCAACTTTTTCCGGAACTTTGTCCCTCTCGTTTGGCGTGGCAGGTTTCCCGGATGCTGGCGAGAAGAACCGCCGGGCGGGCCAAGCTCTTGCTAACGGTCTCGGAGCATTCTCGGAGCGACATCATTAACCACTTGAGGGCCTCGCCCGGTAAGGTGCGTTTGACCTACAACGCCCTGCCGCCGGATTGGGGGAAGAGCTTGAGCCCCGAGCCGCCACCCGGAATAGGGGCTGAGGTGCCTTTTTTTTTGTATGTGGGCAACCATAAGGAGCACAAGAATATTCCGCTGCTTCTGGAGGCATTCGCCGGGGTGCGCGAAAGGGCGCTAGGTGTCCACCTCGCCCTTACCGGAGAGCGAGGGGGGCTCAAGCAGGATCTGGCGCGGCTTCAGCTTGGCAATGAAGTTGTGTTTTTAGGAGATGTTTCGCATGAGCGCCTTGAGGCAATATATGCCGCCGCCCGCGCCCTCGTGTTTCCGTCCCGCTATGAGGGATTTGGGTACCCACCCCTCGAGGCGATGGGCTGCGGGACGCCGGCCATTGTTTCGGATGCCGCCGCCTTGCCAGAGGTGGTGGGCGAGGCGGGTCTAATTGTGCCCGTGGGTGAGGTGGCGCCCCTCAGGGATGCGATGATGCGACTACTTGAGGACGACGCGTTAAGGACAAGCCTTTCGGAAAAGTCCCGTGCACGGGCAGCAGAATTCTCCTGGCGGGCGCTGGCTGAGGACACTATGAAAGCTTATCACGATGTGCTCGCGATTAAGGAGGCTGGCTAATGCGCGTGGCGATTGTCCACGATTGGCTGACGGGTATGCGCGGGGGCGAG
The window above is part of the Nitrospinaceae bacterium genome. Proteins encoded here:
- a CDS encoding glycosyltransferase family 4 protein translates to MRIGIDARMIFMSGIGTYLRNLLGGLASLDEDIEYTVFIQTDDRERFEPPGGNFSPSFVSAPPYSISEQVGFVRRIEGSGLDLIHHPHYAAPVFGRVPMVATIHDLIHQLFPELCPSRLAWQVSRMLARRTAGRAKLLLTVSEHSRSDIINHLRASPGKVRLTYNALPPDWGKSLSPEPPPGIGAEVPFFLYVGNHKEHKNIPLLLEAFAGVRERALGVHLALTGERGGLKQDLARLQLGNEVVFLGDVSHERLEAIYAAARALVFPSRYEGFGYPPLEAMGCGTPAIVSDAAALPEVVGEAGLIVPVGEVAPLRDAMMRLLEDDALRTSLSEKSRARAAEFSWRALAEDTMKAYHDVLAIKEAG